A part of Gracilimonas sediminicola genomic DNA contains:
- a CDS encoding M28 family metallopeptidase, protein MRACIVLIVIVRALSGCQNNDSSHPLLIEDLSEQKAEYQQQIVGHLSGEYTLANNTTIVSRWSKEERKLTGRYLKELLLQLKIEPQEQHYKSPNLNPAIDLIIGPFRGTNVYGILPATQSSNEYIILGAHYDTGKRNAPGAIDNATGIALIYSVVQEVAEMKYRDKNIVVVFFDQEEEELIGSGAFLNLIKEEQWNIHSVHCFDMVGWDEDQDKAMEIFSPSESLRSIYKETAAAHNIPIHEIVIDPIGYEVSSTDFDAFVPGGYHVIGAGELFYHRDSTPYKDTPKDTFETVDFSYLLSSSNLVAEIIKKLVM, encoded by the coding sequence ATGAGAGCATGTATTGTATTAATAGTCATAGTAAGGGCCCTATCTGGATGTCAGAATAATGATAGTTCTCATCCCCTTTTAATTGAAGATTTATCTGAGCAAAAAGCCGAATATCAGCAACAAATTGTCGGGCATTTATCCGGTGAATACACGCTGGCTAATAACACTACTATTGTAAGCCGCTGGTCTAAAGAAGAACGCAAGTTAACAGGAAGGTATTTAAAAGAGCTGCTTTTGCAATTGAAAATTGAACCACAAGAGCAACACTATAAGTCACCCAACCTCAATCCCGCTATTGATTTGATCATCGGCCCATTTCGTGGGACTAACGTGTATGGTATTCTTCCCGCTACCCAATCCAGCAATGAATACATTATTCTTGGGGCGCATTATGATACGGGAAAGAGAAATGCTCCGGGAGCCATTGATAATGCCACTGGAATTGCCCTCATTTACAGCGTTGTACAAGAAGTTGCTGAAATGAAATACAGAGACAAAAATATTGTTGTGGTATTTTTTGACCAGGAAGAGGAAGAACTGATCGGGAGCGGAGCCTTTCTGAATCTCATCAAAGAAGAACAATGGAATATACACTCCGTGCATTGTTTTGATATGGTTGGCTGGGATGAGGACCAGGATAAAGCGATGGAGATCTTTTCTCCATCTGAATCGTTACGGTCAATCTATAAAGAAACCGCTGCTGCTCACAATATCCCAATTCATGAAATAGTCATTGATCCGATTGGATACGAGGTAAGCTCAACAGATTTTGATGCTTTTGTTCCCGGTGGCTACCACGTGATCGGAGCCGGTGAATTATTTTATCACCGCGATTCCACTCCTTACAAAGACACCCCCAAAGACACCTTTGAAACAGTAGATTTTAGCTACTTATTGTCAAGCTCAAATCTTGTGGCAGAGATTATTAAAAAACTGGTGATGTGA
- a CDS encoding DUF3592 domain-containing protein: MNLPLGAGLAFSLLGIYLLIYALRNHKKALASQNWPKVSGKLVSINLWGKRNIDGQMIDADKLSVKYDYSVHDKVYAGTVVAFYTLMYPETTEFAEDHTTDSPVDVYYNPAEPSESVLIPGHRKGSKRYSDLILAILAVLIGVVVTIMNLQGNL; the protein is encoded by the coding sequence ATGAATCTTCCTCTAGGTGCCGGATTAGCATTCTCCCTTCTTGGGATCTATTTATTGATTTATGCCTTAAGAAATCACAAAAAAGCATTAGCGAGTCAAAATTGGCCGAAGGTGAGTGGGAAGTTGGTAAGTATAAACCTGTGGGGTAAGCGAAATATTGATGGCCAAATGATTGATGCTGACAAGCTGTCCGTTAAATATGATTATTCAGTTCATGATAAAGTGTATGCCGGTACAGTGGTCGCCTTTTATACCCTGATGTACCCGGAAACCACCGAATTTGCTGAGGATCATACTACTGATAGTCCGGTTGATGTGTACTACAATCCGGCTGAACCTTCCGAATCCGTACTCATTCCGGGGCATCGAAAAGGTAGTAAGCGGTATAGTGATTTGATTCTTGCGATACTCGCTGTCTTGATTGGAGTTGTGGTAACTATAATGAACTTACAGGGGAACCTATAG
- a CDS encoding LytR/AlgR family response regulator transcription factor: MIKYLIIDDEPIAHGIIEKYCQSLPHLTKKGNCYNVKQAYETLFKTSIDLIFLDINMPEISGFEFLRSLSKPPQIIVTSAHREFAIEGFDLNVCDYLLKPFSFERFMKAINKASENLQDNEDIHVGFKSSDSKDSQLFVKVKGENKQYQISEDDILFVEASGNYSKIFVENMEYITPQKLSEIEEKLSKNTFIRIHRSYLVSREKIKSIEGNQIEISGRSLPIGQTYKEQVRSILDL, encoded by the coding sequence ATGATTAAGTACCTGATCATAGATGATGAACCCATTGCCCACGGGATTATTGAAAAATACTGCCAGAGCCTTCCTCATTTAACCAAAAAAGGGAATTGCTACAACGTGAAGCAGGCTTATGAGACATTGTTCAAAACAAGCATAGATTTGATCTTTCTGGATATAAATATGCCGGAGATCTCCGGGTTTGAATTTTTACGTTCCCTTTCTAAACCCCCTCAAATAATCGTTACATCTGCCCACCGGGAGTTTGCGATTGAAGGTTTTGATTTGAATGTATGTGACTATTTGCTGAAACCCTTCTCTTTTGAACGGTTTATGAAAGCAATAAATAAAGCCTCTGAGAACCTGCAAGATAATGAGGATATCCATGTGGGCTTTAAATCATCTGATTCCAAAGATTCTCAGCTTTTTGTGAAAGTAAAGGGTGAAAACAAACAATACCAGATATCTGAGGATGACATACTGTTTGTTGAGGCATCGGGAAACTATTCCAAAATTTTTGTAGAGAACATGGAATATATAACCCCTCAAAAATTATCTGAGATCGAAGAAAAGCTTTCAAAAAATACATTCATAAGGATTCATCGCTCATATCTGGTATCGAGAGAAAAAATTAAAAGTATAGAAGGAAATCAGATTGAAATCTCAGGACGTAGCTTGCCGATTGGACAAACCTACAAGGAGCAGGTAAGAAGCATTCTTGACTTGTAA
- a CDS encoding glyoxalase superfamily protein: protein MSQIKFKGIPTFRIFNYNEAVEFYINFLGFTIDWEHRFAPSEPVYMQISRNELTLHLSENKRFQTGVIIFIDTKGIEEFHNELVERNTAKSIPEVSETDWQTLQMEIEDPFGNLLRFNETI, encoded by the coding sequence ATGAGCCAAATCAAATTCAAGGGTATACCAACTTTCAGAATCTTCAACTATAATGAAGCTGTTGAGTTCTATATTAATTTCCTTGGATTTACTATTGATTGGGAACATCGTTTTGCTCCATCAGAACCGGTGTATATGCAGATTTCAAGAAATGAGCTAACTCTGCATCTTTCCGAAAACAAGAGATTTCAAACAGGGGTAATAATATTTATCGACACCAAGGGCATTGAAGAATTTCACAATGAATTAGTCGAAAGAAACACCGCTAAATCTATTCCCGAGGTTTCAGAAACTGATTGGCAAACTTTGCAAATGGAAATTGAAGATCCCTTTGGAAATTTATTAAGATTCAACGAAACAATATGA
- a CDS encoding sensor histidine kinase, producing the protein MKFWPTYRRTIFTITLLIVSIIGMAEYKQQLEQEKLLQYEVYFWTFAVLFWGTLTGVIFTQVYDRWESYQQLKNEHAKAELALLKSKVDPHFFFNTLNNLYGLTVGKSEKAPDVILKLSEIMRYVIYDSSDERVSLKKEVEYLEKYIELFKIRFHKKVDISFSSEIENENELIAPLILSIFVENAFKHGAEQLIENAFIHIYLKAENGTLNFLVKNNFKRKKDTTKSGIGLTNLKKRLKLIYPKKHQLALQKDERLFTANLTINLR; encoded by the coding sequence ATGAAATTTTGGCCAACATACAGGCGAACCATATTTACAATCACCCTTCTGATTGTATCTATTATCGGGATGGCGGAGTACAAGCAACAGCTGGAGCAAGAAAAACTGCTGCAATATGAAGTCTATTTCTGGACTTTTGCGGTTTTGTTTTGGGGAACACTGACCGGGGTTATTTTCACCCAGGTTTATGATCGCTGGGAATCTTATCAGCAGCTTAAAAATGAGCATGCGAAAGCTGAATTGGCCTTATTGAAAAGTAAAGTTGATCCTCATTTTTTCTTTAATACCCTGAATAATTTGTATGGCTTAACAGTTGGTAAATCAGAAAAGGCGCCCGATGTAATTCTGAAGCTTTCTGAGATTATGCGGTATGTAATCTATGACAGCAGTGATGAGCGGGTGTCATTAAAAAAAGAAGTAGAGTATCTGGAAAAATATATTGAACTCTTTAAAATACGTTTTCATAAGAAAGTTGATATTTCCTTTTCCAGCGAAATTGAAAATGAGAATGAATTAATTGCCCCGCTGATATTGAGTATTTTTGTTGAAAATGCGTTTAAACATGGGGCTGAGCAGCTCATTGAAAATGCCTTTATACATATTTACCTAAAAGCTGAAAACGGAACACTGAATTTTCTGGTCAAAAATAATTTCAAAAGAAAAAAAGACACCACTAAATCAGGCATCGGTTTAACCAACCTGAAAAAGAGGCTAAAACTCATCTATCCCAAGAAACATCAATTAGCACTCCAAAAAGATGAACGTTTGTTTACTGCGAATCTAACAATTAACCTGCGATGA
- a CDS encoding TatD family hydrolase, translating to MIDTHSHIYLPKFDEDRAEVNRRAAEAGVKAIFMPAIDFDSLGQMNKLSHSEIDFYKMAGIHPCDVESLPDDFEEQLFGLCSKEDIYGVGETGLDYYWSTDHVEEQKRSLRLHCKVAKQVQKPIIIHNRESTDDVLDILEEEQDGSLTGIWHCFNGTAEEGRRAIGFGFHIGIGGVVTFKNGGVDTTVAQLPLEKMVLETDAPYLSPTPKRGKRNEPAFMKYTAQKLADIFDLSLEEIDTKTTETAKRLFGI from the coding sequence GTGATAGACACCCATTCCCATATATACCTCCCTAAATTTGATGAAGACCGTGCTGAAGTAAACCGGCGAGCAGCAGAAGCCGGAGTGAAAGCCATATTCATGCCGGCTATCGATTTCGATTCGCTGGGGCAGATGAACAAACTGAGTCATTCTGAAATTGATTTCTACAAAATGGCGGGCATACACCCCTGCGATGTGGAGAGCCTGCCGGATGATTTTGAAGAACAACTGTTCGGGCTTTGTTCAAAAGAAGATATCTACGGAGTGGGAGAAACCGGGCTGGATTATTACTGGAGTACCGATCATGTGGAGGAGCAAAAGCGAAGCCTTCGCCTGCATTGTAAGGTGGCAAAGCAGGTTCAAAAGCCAATTATTATCCATAACCGGGAGAGTACCGATGATGTGCTGGATATCCTGGAAGAGGAGCAGGATGGTAGCCTGACCGGCATCTGGCACTGTTTTAACGGAACGGCGGAAGAAGGCAGACGGGCCATCGGGTTTGGATTTCATATCGGGATCGGCGGCGTGGTGACCTTTAAAAACGGGGGAGTGGATACAACTGTAGCTCAGCTCCCGCTGGAAAAGATGGTGTTGGAAACCGATGCTCCGTATCTGTCGCCCACCCCAAAGCGCGGCAAACGCAACGAACCGGCCTTCATGAAATACACTGCCCAAAAGCTTGCCGACATTTTTGATCTGAGCCTGGAAGAAATAGACACCAAAACCACGGAGACGGCGAAGCGGTTATTTGGGATTTGA
- a CDS encoding cysteine hydrolase family protein, with product MAKDTALIVVDMQVGVFNEATIPAVFESEKLLSNVSRLIEKARNAVIPIVFIQHNGGKGHPLEQGTNDWQIHPGLDITNDDFTVQKHTPDSFYDTNLKGILDSNKISRVIIAGIQTEYCIDTICRRAFSLGYDVTLVKDSHSTWNTDDLTASQIIEHHNSLLNEWFVSLKAENEIEFSHF from the coding sequence TTGGCAAAGGATACGGCACTTATAGTTGTTGATATGCAAGTTGGCGTTTTTAATGAAGCGACTATCCCGGCAGTTTTTGAGTCTGAAAAGTTACTTTCAAACGTATCGCGATTGATAGAGAAAGCAAGAAATGCGGTGATCCCAATTGTATTCATTCAACACAATGGAGGAAAAGGACATCCTTTAGAGCAGGGTACAAACGATTGGCAGATCCACCCCGGTCTGGATATCACAAATGATGATTTTACTGTACAAAAGCATACTCCTGATTCATTTTATGATACAAACCTTAAAGGCATATTAGATTCAAATAAAATTAGCAGAGTGATAATAGCTGGAATCCAGACCGAATATTGTATAGATACTATTTGTAGGAGGGCATTTAGTCTTGGCTATGACGTGACATTGGTTAAAGATTCTCACAGCACCTGGAATACTGACGACCTTACTGCATCGCAAATAATTGAGCATCATAATTCTTTACTAAATGAATGGTTTGTATCACTAAAGGCAGAAAACGAGATTGAGTTTAGCCATTTTTAA